A window from Schistosoma haematobium chromosome 3, whole genome shotgun sequence encodes these proteins:
- a CDS encoding hypothetical protein (EggNog:ENOG410VDJX~COG:T): MEISVTYSNWAFVIISIIFLFITLLTAVGNALVFAALFRFRKLRTTSNLLIGNLALSDLLLAVTVLPISAATDATGVWLFGPVMCDIWLTIDVFYCTASVWSLVTIAFDRFTATTFPIWYRGNKNKRRVICYILFVWILSGLICVPGLLGWGSKAFDKAQNNTSTISIPYSTSTIRQNLNEHKSNKSTLSSTNTHVYNPTLNHYECVLFTEAYYIVYSAMGSFIIPFIIMIILYAKIFLILQQRTRLIRQSRRIHNKSPPECMIVHDKQFNGQSVDKINNYTTEKNLLTSPNTNTSIIHSITTTKPVLTNIKIAVDKPSSNSIIHEKRANNNTHKTNEIIQHSFYPSMYGSPSGSSTYSYSYCYCSTCTCSCTCCHCGRECHCFHLTTTTTTISSNKNTNTDSTADWNPRHMRNLNDLIGMENNTVVNKLTNKINPRSVVNEMSSFDQIIQQNTSKFTLKATMNNNCSTTSSMKSQSSKTSLSSSIAGSFTSSSLSRQSSFQTNRQNMKLEKLSFQNKLRNKMTPMSKNNIGKNSLSSLSPMPPASLPQTFSPHHCHNCLLVDRQKLYLASHLVGLDIANELDSLVNLKDKNNNNNCNYVDEKVNNSGKPKNSNGTIQLDSEVNHVITKANNDDYDDLNGHTHSDERTEDMIHAYNLHNPIPFITTEPINIITSTCINTNSIDSITMTNTGIIHKDKYKPNILKKFTLFNCAQKHHDQNNEEGISISHQSNDQLCSPDRLKTTSSIDLEYQHHYQQQQQPKMQQLEITSCYKQHDDRRIVGVTNASTISDITPPSMEPLQLNERQQQHYYVNRSKQSNQSDQVMERVEQRERRATKRMGLIIIIFALSWIPFTLMYLVRGLCGEQFCPDISDLRKFVTWLGYVNSTINPILYALFNVHFRQAFIYFLKCTHIKSHERQQRHQNSTLTKPPPSPPPPDQR; this comes from the coding sequence atgGAAATAAGTGTGACATATTCAAATTGGGCATTTGTAATTATATCtattattttcttgtttatAACTTTACTAACAGCAGTTGGAAATGCTTTGGTGTTTGCAGCATTATTTCGTTTTAGGAAACTTCGTACAACATCCAACCTTTTAATTGGGAATTTAGCATTAAGTGATCTTTTATTGGCAGTCACAGTATTACCAATTTCTGCGGCAACTGATGCAACAGGTGTATGGTTATTTGGACCAGTGATGTGTGATATTTGGTTAACTATTGATGTTTTCTATTGTACGGCATCAGTATGGAGTTTAGTTACAATAGCATTTGATCGTTTCACTGCTACGACTTTTCCAATATGGTATCgtggtaataaaaataaacgacGTGTTATTTGTTATATACTATTTGTATGGATATTATCTGGATTAATTTGTGTACCTGGTCTTTTAGGTTGGGGCAGTAAAGCGTTTGATAAAGCTCAAAATAATACTTCAACTATTAGTATTCCGTATTCAACATCAACTATACGACAAAATCTCAATGAACATAAATCAAACAAATCAACACTTTCATCTACAAACACACATGTCTATAATCCAACATTAAATCATTATGAATGTGTTTTATTTACAGAAGCTTATTACATAGTCTATTCTGCAATGGGTTCTTTTATAATTCcatttataataatgattatattatatgcaaaaatatttttgatacTTCAACAAAGAACACGATTAATAAGACAGTCACGAAGAATACATAATAAATCACCGCCTGAATGTATGATAGTTCATGATAAACAATTTAATGGACAATCCgttgataaaatcaataattatactactgaaaaaaatttattaacaagtcctaaCACAAATACTTCAATAATCCATAGTATCACAACAACTAAACCAGTTCTAACAAACATAAAAATAGCTGTAGACAAACCGAGTTCAAATAGTATAATTCATGAAAAACgtgctaataataatactcataaaacaaatgaaattataCAACATTCATTTTATCCTTCAATGTACGGATCACCTTCTGGATCATCGACATATTCTTACAGTTACTGTTATTGTTCAACATGTACATGTTCTTGCACATGTTGTCATTGTGGACGTGAATGTCATTGTTTTCACTTGACGACAACAACGACAACGATAAGtagtaacaaaaatacaaatacagATTCTACAGCCGATTGGAATCCACGACATATGCGCAATTTAAATGATCTTATTGGGATGGAAAATAATACTGTGGTTaataaattaactaataaaattaatcCTAGATCTGTTGTCAATGAAATGAGTTCGTTCGATCAAATAATTCAACAAAATACATCAAAATTCACATTAAAAGcgacaatgaataataattgttcAACAACATCTTCAATGAAATCTCAATCATCAAAAACATCATTATCATCTTCAATAGCTGGATCtttcacatcatcatcattgtcacGTCAATCATCGTttcaaacaaacagacaaaaTATGAAATTGGAAAAACTTTCATTTCAAAATAAGTTGAGAAATAAGATGACGCCTATGTCTAAAAATAATATCGGTAAGAATTCGTTGTCGTCGTTATCGCCAATGCCGCCGGCATCGCTGCCACAAACTTTCTCACCTCATCATTGTCATAATTGTTTACTAGTTGATCGACAAAAGCTTTATCTAGCTAGTCATTTAGTTGGCCTAGACATAGCTAATGAACTAGATAGTCTAGTCAATCttaaagataaaaataataataataattgtaattatgTAGATGAAAAAGTAAACAACTCTGGAAAACCAAAAAACTCTAATGGAACAATTCAACTAGATTCCGAAGTGAATCATGTGATTACCAAAgctaataatgatgattatgatgatttAAACGGTCATACGCATAGTGATGAAAGGACTGAGGATATGATTCACGCTTATAATTTGCATAATCCTATTCCATTCATTACTACTGAACCAATTAATATAATTACTTCGACATGTATTAACACTAATAGTATTGATTCAATAACAATGACAAATACAGGAATTATACACAAAGATAAATACAAACCTAATATTTTGAAAAAGTTCACTTTATTCAATTGCGCACAAAAACACCATGATCAGAATAACGAGGAAGGAATATCTATTTCTCATCAATCAAATGATCAACTATGTTCTCCTGATCGATTAAAGACAACTTCTTCAATTGATTTAGAATACCAACACCactaccaacaacaacaacaacctaaAATGCAACAACTGGAAATTACCTCATGTTATAAACAACATGACGATAGAAGAATAGTAGGAGTGACTAATGCATCCACTATTTCTGACATAACACCACCATCTATGGAACCATTACAACTTAATGAAAGACAGCAACAACATTATTACGTGAATCGATCAAAACAATCAAATCAATCAGATCAGGTTATGGAACGTGTAGAACAACGTGAAAGACGTGCAACTAAACGTATGggtttaataattataatttttgcATTATCATGGATACCATTTACATTAATGTATTTAGTTAGAGGATTATGCGGTGAACAATTCTGTCCTGATATATCAGATTTACGTAAATTTGTGACATGGTTAGGCTACGTAAATAGTACAATTAATCCAATATTATATGCATTATTTAATGTACACTTTCGACAAGCATTTATATACTTTTTAAAATGTACACATATTAAAAGTCATGAGAGGCAACAACGACACCAGAACTCAACACTGACGAAGCCGCCTCCATCGCCACCACCACCAGACCAACGATAA
- a CDS encoding hypothetical protein (EggNog:ENOG410VDJX~COG:T), producing MEISVTYSNWAFVIISIIFLFITLLTAVGNALVFAALFRFRKLRTTSNLLIGNLALSDLLLAVTVLPISAATDATGVWLFGPVMCDIWLTIDVFYCTASVWSLVTIAFDRFTATTFPIWYRGNKNKRRVICYILFVWILSGLICVPGLLGWGSKAFDKAQNNTSTISIPYSTSTIRQNLNEHKSNKSTLSSTNTHVYNPTLNHYECVLFTEAYYIVYSAMGSFIIPFIIMIILYAKIFLILQQRTRLIRQSRRIHNKSPPECMIVHDKQFNGQSVDKINNYTTEKNLLTSPNTNTSIIHSITTTKPVLTNIKIAVDKPSSNSIIHEKRANNNTHKTNEIIQHSFYPSMYGSPSGSSTYSYSYCYCSTCTCSCTCCHCGRECHCFHLTTTTTTISSNKNTNTDSTADWNPRHMRNLNDLIGMENNTVVNKLTNKINPRSVVNEMSSFDQIIQQNTSKFTLKATMNNNCSTTSSMKSQSSKTSLSSSIAGSFTSSSLSRQSSFQTNRQNMKLEKLSFQNKLRNKMTPMSKNNIGKNSLSSLSPMPPASLPQTFSPHHCHNCLLVDRQKLYLASHLVGLDIANELDSLVNLKDKNNNNNCNYVDEKVNNSGKPKNSNGTIQLDSEVNHVITKANNDDYDDLNGHTHSDERTEDMIHAYNLHNPIPFITTEPINIITSTCINTNSIDSITMTNTGIIHKDKYKPNILKKFTLFNCAQKHHDQNNEEGISISHQSNDQLCSPDRLKTTSSIDLEYQHHYQQQQQPKMQQLEITSCYKQHDDRRIVGVTNASTISDITPPSMEPLQLNERQQQHYYVNRSKQSNQSDQVMERVEQRERRATKLELLQPSSRGYKYL from the exons atgGAAATAAGTGTGACATATTCAAATTGGGCATTTGTAATTATATCtattattttcttgtttatAACTTTACTAACAGCAGTTGGAAATGCTTTGGTGTTTGCAGCATTATTTCGTTTTAGGAAACTTCGTACAACATCCAACCTTTTAATTGGGAATTTAGCATTAAGTGATCTTTTATTGGCAGTCACAGTATTACCAATTTCTGCGGCAACTGATGCAACAGGTGTATGGTTATTTGGACCAGTGATGTGTGATATTTGGTTAACTATTGATGTTTTCTATTGTACGGCATCAGTATGGAGTTTAGTTACAATAGCATTTGATCGTTTCACTGCTACGACTTTTCCAATATGGTATCgtggtaataaaaataaacgacGTGTTATTTGTTATATACTATTTGTATGGATATTATCTGGATTAATTTGTGTACCTGGTCTTTTAGGTTGGGGCAGTAAAGCGTTTGATAAAGCTCAAAATAATACTTCAACTATTAGTATTCCGTATTCAACATCAACTATACGACAAAATCTCAATGAACATAAATCAAACAAATCAACACTTTCATCTACAAACACACATGTCTATAATCCAACATTAAATCATTATGAATGTGTTTTATTTACAGAAGCTTATTACATAGTCTATTCTGCAATGGGTTCTTTTATAATTCcatttataataatgattatattatatgcaaaaatatttttgatacTTCAACAAAGAACACGATTAATAAGACAGTCACGAAGAATACATAATAAATCACCGCCTGAATGTATGATAGTTCATGATAAACAATTTAATGGACAATCCgttgataaaatcaataattatactactgaaaaaaatttattaacaagtcctaaCACAAATACTTCAATAATCCATAGTATCACAACAACTAAACCAGTTCTAACAAACATAAAAATAGCTGTAGACAAACCGAGTTCAAATAGTATAATTCATGAAAAACgtgctaataataatactcataaaacaaatgaaattataCAACATTCATTTTATCCTTCAATGTACGGATCACCTTCTGGATCATCGACATATTCTTACAGTTACTGTTATTGTTCAACATGTACATGTTCTTGCACATGTTGTCATTGTGGACGTGAATGTCATTGTTTTCACTTGACGACAACAACGACAACGATAAGtagtaacaaaaatacaaatacagATTCTACAGCCGATTGGAATCCACGACATATGCGCAATTTAAATGATCTTATTGGGATGGAAAATAATACTGTGGTTaataaattaactaataaaattaatcCTAGATCTGTTGTCAATGAAATGAGTTCGTTCGATCAAATAATTCAACAAAATACATCAAAATTCACATTAAAAGcgacaatgaataataattgttcAACAACATCTTCAATGAAATCTCAATCATCAAAAACATCATTATCATCTTCAATAGCTGGATCtttcacatcatcatcattgtcacGTCAATCATCGTttcaaacaaacagacaaaaTATGAAATTGGAAAAACTTTCATTTCAAAATAAGTTGAGAAATAAGATGACGCCTATGTCTAAAAATAATATCGGTAAGAATTCGTTGTCGTCGTTATCGCCAATGCCGCCGGCATCGCTGCCACAAACTTTCTCACCTCATCATTGTCATAATTGTTTACTAGTTGATCGACAAAAGCTTTATCTAGCTAGTCATTTAGTTGGCCTAGACATAGCTAATGAACTAGATAGTCTAGTCAATCttaaagataaaaataataataataattgtaattatgTAGATGAAAAAGTAAACAACTCTGGAAAACCAAAAAACTCTAATGGAACAATTCAACTAGATTCCGAAGTGAATCATGTGATTACCAAAgctaataatgatgattatgatgatttAAACGGTCATACGCATAGTGATGAAAGGACTGAGGATATGATTCACGCTTATAATTTGCATAATCCTATTCCATTCATTACTACTGAACCAATTAATATAATTACTTCGACATGTATTAACACTAATAGTATTGATTCAATAACAATGACAAATACAGGAATTATACACAAAGATAAATACAAACCTAATATTTTGAAAAAGTTCACTTTATTCAATTGCGCACAAAAACACCATGATCAGAATAACGAGGAAGGAATATCTATTTCTCATCAATCAAATGATCAACTATGTTCTCCTGATCGATTAAAGACAACTTCTTCAATTGATTTAGAATACCAACACCactaccaacaacaacaacaacctaaAATGCAACAACTGGAAATTACCTCATGTTATAAACAACATGACGATAGAAGAATAGTAGGAGTGACTAATGCATCCACTATTTCTGACATAACACCACCATCTATGGAACCATTACAACTTAATGAAAGACAGCAACAACATTATTACGTGAATCGATCAAAACAATCAAATCAATCAGATCAGGTTATGGAACGTGTAGAACAACGTGAAAGACGTGCAACTAAAC ttgaactactacaaccatcatcgagagggtacaagtatttataa